One Engystomops pustulosus chromosome 11, aEngPut4.maternal, whole genome shotgun sequence DNA window includes the following coding sequences:
- the LOC140105984 gene encoding uncharacterized protein yields MWRFHKPVQGLGAQSLQLVSMSGGIALIQGASRGIGLQFCKYLVSSKHRTTVIATCRDPQAATDLQALKAQHPDVLSIRRLDVTSQSDLQETAQGLEQQFGSLDLLINCAAMLHPSGKGETSLREVSAEGLSQALATNTIGPLLMAKYFSPLLLNGRGAFGAQSSDKSKQHNAVLVNMSAKVGSISDNALGGWYSYRMSKSALNMATKCLSIELGRGKKRVVCVSLHPGTVDTELSRPYHKNVPKEKLFSPERSVSYLMDIIDSLNMERTGKFYAWNGSELPW; encoded by the exons ATGTGGAGGTTTCATAAGCCTGTGCAGGGCCTGGGTGCACAGAGCCTGCAGCTTGTGAGCATGTCTGGGGGGATAGCATTGATCCAGGGGGCCAGCCGGGGCATCGGACTACAATTCTGCAAGTACCTAGTGTCATCTAAGCACAGAACGACAGTCATAGCGACATGCAGAGACCCCCAGGCCGCCACAGATCTGCAGGCACTGAAAGCGCAGCACCCAGATGTACTCAGTATCCGGAGACTGGATGTAACCAGCCAAAGTGACCTCCAGGAGACTGCGCAGGGGCTAGAGCAGCAGTTTGGGAGCTTGGACCTTTTAATAAACTGTGCTGCCATGTTACACCCCAGTGGGAAGGGAGAGACGAGTCTCAGGGAGGTCTCAGCGGAG GGTCTCTCTCAGGCGTTGGCTACTAACACTATAGGCCCATTGCTGATGGCTAAGTATTTCTCGCCACTTCTCTTGAATGGTCGAGGAGCATTCGGAGCCCAATCTTCTGacaagtccaagcagcacaatgcAGTGCTGGTTAATATGAGCGCTAAAGTTGGCTCTATATCTGATAATG CACTAGGAGGATGGTACAGCTACAGGATGTCCAAGTCCGCCCTAAACATGGCCACCAAATGTCTTTCCATTGAGCTGGGCAGAGGGAAGAAGAGAGTGGTCTGTGTTTCTCTACATCCGGGAACCGTGGACACAGAGCTCTCAAGACCCTACCACAAAAATGTCCCCAAAGAAAAGCTGTTTTCCCCTGAACGCTCGGTATCCTATCTGATGGATATCATTGACAGCTTAAACATGGAGCGGACTGGAAAGTTTTATGCATGGAATGGGTCAGAACTGCCTTGGTGA